From one Dermacentor andersoni chromosome 1, qqDerAnde1_hic_scaffold, whole genome shotgun sequence genomic stretch:
- the Nrd1 gene encoding nardilysin produces the protein MEDIVKSPNDARQYRVIMLENGLTALLVSDHKSRPLSPMSGSSSRHSSSSRQSTSSPASSNKVSHDCLAGAEELPEVNLGEETHVSSLPKNSIASYIANCLSSAKCEDVPRSKSPKEEHCETNTELGSGSSSQPQSMERPFSDGTSEESMSDDDVSVHGASESEPESDIESGHHSRADSKQHGNVRKEKMAAAALCVGVGSFHEPEHLQGLAHFLEHMVFMGSDKYPRENFFDAFLNKHGGSDNAYTECERTVYKMEVHQKHLNRALDIFANFFVSPLMRKESMERELEAIDNEFQLVLPSDSCRLQQLLGSAAREKHPMRKFMWGNTASLKKLPEKDGIDVHAALRTFFEQHYSPALMTLAVQSRHSLDELEHMVREIFSAIPVRKPVSELASFLSCEPFPLEQFAKLYKVQPVKKVNNVSITWALPSLLHEYRTKPLEYISYVVGHEGNGSILAYLRDRSWALGLVAGNEGTGFHHNTICSLFNITISLTEEGLKNVEEVLTAVFSFLAMVKKAGPVKSIFDEIQTVADNNFRWCEEESPLDYVERLCANMQLYPPKHYLDGETCLFEYDPALIQKCLDQLIPCKANIMIISCRYQKQGICTKKEPYLETPYCTQEVPLEWLSAWSNLVPDPYFEVPQRNKYIASDFTLKEENEHQSELPVKLHEDQRFRLWYKKDTKFNVPKACVYFQLISPVMYVSAENAVLMDLLCDSLLQNMSQETNAAVCASLDFTISVNENGLIIRVVGFNEKLPVLFDVILHHLAAFEVRQQLFDNLKKHLHKRYYNLFMKPSHLCTDTRFSILQQCHWSNIEKRMIIKDVTVSSLLSFVEQFRKQLFVEGLAHGNFTASEAIALAELVVKKLSCAPLPTCMIPESRVMEVPLGSHYCRVASFNIEDHNSMIVNYYQLGPGTVKQHALTELMIDFMEEPCFDILRTKSQLGYDVNCSNRNTNGIVGFTVGVCCSAEKFTCSYVDEQIELFLSMFAKKIAELTQEEFATQVSSLVKQKSCSDLYLQEESDRYWGEIVSFDYLFDRLQREIDFLKTLTLEEFKECCKLFLPFKHPGESHRRKLSIQIVGYGEAAIAESKPIGYSPTQIPTSSTGDIHNPSAEGKTISYQRCIEHMHNVHPWKHPKRPRDQNSTEEISSEDLTYALQFLESVVEKQEAVYVNDITVFKQGLAAYPVCRVTS, from the coding sequence ATGGAAGACATCGTCAAGTCACCGAACGATGCCAGGCAGTACAGGGTGATTATGCTGGAAAATGGTCTCACCGCACTGCTGGTGTCCGACCACAAGTCGCGCCCACTGTCTCCCATGTCCGGTTCCTCGTCTAGACATTCTTCTTCGTCACGGCAGTCCACGTCGTCACCTGCTAGCTCAAATAAGGTAAGCCACGACTGCCTCGCGGGAGCAGAAGAACTACCGGAAGTGAATTTGGGTGAGGAAACACACGTGTCCTCGCTTCCGAAGAACAGTATTGCATCTTATATAGCAAACTGCCTCAGCTCTGCCAAATGCGAAGATGTTCCGCGCTCGAAAAGTCCGAAGGAGGAGCACTGCGAGACGAACACCGAACTTGGTTCTGGGTCCTCGAGCCAACCTCAGTCGATGGAACGACCATTTTCAGACGGTACTTCTGAGGAGAGCATGAGTGACGACGACGTAAGTGTCCATGGTGCCAGCGAGAGTGAACCTGAAAGTGATATTGAGTCAGGACACCATTCCCGTGCGGATAGCAAGCAGCACGGCAATGTGAGGAAAGAAAAAATGGCAGCGGCCGCTCTCTGCGTTGGCGTTGGAAGCTTTCATGAACCAGAGCATCTGCAAGGGCTGGCGCACTTTCTTGAGCACATGGTCTTTATGGGCAGTGACAAGTACCCACGTGAGAACTTTTTCGATGCTTTTCTGAACAAGCATGGAGGTAGTGACAATGCCTACACCGAATGTGAGAGAACAGTTTACAAGATGGAAGTGCACCAGAAGCATTTGAACCGAGCATTGGACATATTTGCAAATTTTTTCGTCTCGCCGCTTATGAGGAAGGAGAGCATGGAAAGAGAGTTGGAAGCCATTGACAATGAATTTCAGCTGGTGCTTCCTTCCGATTCCTGTCGTCTTCAGCAGTTACTTGGTAGCGCTGCCCGTGAAAAACACCCTATGAGGAAATTTATGTGGGGTAACACAGCTTCCTTGAAGAAACTGCCAGAGAAGGATGGCATAGATGTCCACGCTGCATTGCGCACATTCTTTGAACAGCACTACAGCCCCGCACTTATGACCCTTGCTGTGCAATCAAGGCATTCCCTGGATGAACTGGAACACATGGTCAGAGAGATATTTTCTGCAATACCAGTACGTAAACCTGTGTCTGAACTTGCAAGCTTTCTTTCTTGTGAGCCATTCCCATTGGAGCAGTTTGCCAAGCTGTATAAGGTGCAGCCTGTTAAGAAAGTGAACAATGTCTCAATTACTTGGGCATTGCCATCCCTGCTTCATGAGTATAGAACAAAGCCTTTGGAATACATTTCTTACGTTGTGGGGCATGAAGGGAATGGCAGCATTCTGGCCTATCTGAGGGACAGATCCTGGGCCCTTGGCCTTGTTGCTGGAAATGAGGGAACTGGATTTCATCATAACACCATTTGCTCCTTGTTTAACATCACAATCTCCTTGACTGAAGAAGGGCTTAAGAATGTTGAGGAGGTGCTCACAGCTGTATTTTCCTTCTTAGCTATGGTGAAGAAAGCAGGACCTGTCAAGAGTATCTTTGATGAAATCCAAACAGTGGCCGACAACAACTTTCGCTGGTGTGAAGAGGAAAGTCCATTGGACTATGTTGAACGACTTTGTGCTAACATGCAGCTCTACCCACCAAAGCACTATCTAGATGGTGAAACCTGTCTGTTTGAGTATGACCCTGCCTTAATTCAAAAGTGCCTGGACCAACTTATCCCCTGCAAGGCCAACATCATGATCATCTCCTGCCGCTACCAAAAACAAGGCATCTGCACCAAGAAGGAGCCATACCTTGAGACACCATACTGCACCCAGGAGGTTCCACTAGAGTGGCTTTCAGCATGGTCCAACCTTGTGCCTGATCCATACTTTGAGGTCCCTCAACGAAACAAGTACATTGCCTCCGACTTCACTTTGAAGGAAGAGAATGAGCACCAATCAGAACTGCCTGTCAAGCTACATGAAGATCAACGATTTCGTCTATGGTACAAGAAGGACACTAAATTCAATGTGCCTAAAGCTTGTGTGTACTTTCAGCTGATATCACCTGTTATGTATGTGTCTGCTGAAAATGCTGTCCTTATGGACCTCCTTTGTGACTCTTTGCTCCAGAACATGAGTCAGGAAACTAATGCTGCTGTCTGTGCATCCCTTGACTTCACAATATCAGTGAATGAGAATGGTCTCATTATAAGAGTTGTTGGCTTCAATGAGAAATTACCAGTGCTCTTTGATGTTATTTTGCACCATCTAGCTGCCTTTGAAGTGAGACAACAGCTCTTTGATAACCTCAAAAAGCACCTGCACAAGcgttactacaatttgttcatgAAGCCATCGCACCTCTGCACAGACACTCGATTCTCTATTCTTCAGCAGTGCCACTGGTCAAACATAGAGAAGCGAATGATCATCAAGGATGTTACTGTGTCTTCACTGCTCTCTTTTGTTGAGCAGTTCAGGAAACAGCTTTTTGTTGAAGGCCTTGCTCATGGAAACTTTACTGCTTCTGAAGCCATTGCcttggctgaacttgttgtgaaAAAACTTAGTTGTGCACCTCTTCCCACATGCATGATCCCAGAGTCTAGAGTGATGGAAGTTCCCCTTGGCAGTCATTATTGCAGAGTTGCCTCCTTTAACATTGAAGACCACAATTCGATGATTGTGAACTATTACCAACTTGGGCCTGGTACTGTTAAGCAGCATGCACTTACAGAGCTTATGATCGATTTCATGGAGGAACCTTGCTTTGACATCCTGAGAACAAAGTCGCAGCTTGGGTACGATGTGAACTGTTCAAACAGGAATACTAATGGTATTGTTGGATTCACAGTTGGTGTGTGCTGCTCTGCTGAGAAGTTTACTTGCTCATATGTTGATGAACAAATTGAGCTCTTCCTTTCTATGTTTGCGAAAAAAATTGCTGAGCTCACCCAAGAAGAGTTTGCAACGCAAGTTTCGTCGCTAGTGAAACAAAAAAGCTGTTCCGACCTGTACCTTCAAGAAGAGTCTGACAGATACTGGGGAGAGATAGTATCTTTTGACTACCTGTTTGATCGTCTACAGCGTGAAATTGACTTCCTGAAGACATTGACATTGGAGGAATTCAAAGAATGCTGTAAACTTTTCCTCCCTTTCAAGCACCCTGGAGAGTCACACCGACGAAAACTCTCAATTCAAATTGTTGGCTACGGAGAGGCAGCTATTGCAGAGTCCAAGCCTATTGGATATTCACCCACTCAAATTCCAACATCCAGCACTGGTGACATCCACAACCCCTCCGCTGAGGGCAAAACAATTTCCTACCAACGATGCATTGAGCACATGCACAATGTGCACCCCTGGAAACACCCCAAGCGCCCTCGGGATCAGAACAGCACTGAAGAAATCAGCAGTGAAGATTTGACCTATGCTTTGCAGTTCCTTGAGTCAGTGGTTGAAAAACAAGAAGCAGTGTATGTAAATGATATAACAGTCTTCAAACAAGGGCTAGCTGCATACCCTGTTTGTAGGGTCACATCATGA